Proteins found in one Vagococcus carniphilus genomic segment:
- a CDS encoding CDP-glycerol glycerophosphotransferase family protein yields MKNLIKNFLKSNKTFYKCYHVVFSLILKIFGLFIKVRPKQILFVVYGGKRYDDSPRFVYEYMKKSGNYDDYKYVWAFDNVEENLENVSEDEIVKIDTISYFIKALQSGYWITNSSCARGLKFKQKKTKNIFFSHGTAGIKKIGFDLSPENTSFGGFDEKFEKIFIQGTDKEISILKHAWNVDESVLHNLGLPRNDELFEDRDSEKIERLKMKLNVPLDKKVILYAPTFREYKKDSKYANYLSIPFDFALWEKELSEDYVLLVTAHYEVSELLNIPKESNFVFNAFKYPYINDLILISDILVSDYSSIILDYLITGNPYFSYAYDFKEYSENRGLYDGYEEIFLDGPFFEEKELINIIKNMDEKKYNVYAKKQKKIFLASDSSVVASVVKNIFEEE; encoded by the coding sequence ATGAAAAACTTAATAAAAAATTTTCTTAAAAGTAATAAAACCTTTTATAAATGCTATCATGTTGTATTTAGTTTAATATTAAAAATATTCGGTCTTTTTATTAAAGTTCGACCAAAACAAATATTATTTGTTGTATATGGTGGGAAAAGATACGATGATAGCCCACGTTTTGTTTATGAGTACATGAAAAAATCTGGTAATTATGATGATTATAAATATGTATGGGCTTTTGATAATGTGGAGGAAAACTTAGAAAATGTTTCTGAAGACGAAATAGTAAAAATAGACACAATTTCTTATTTTATAAAAGCTCTTCAATCCGGATATTGGATAACTAATTCAAGTTGTGCAAGAGGTTTAAAATTTAAACAAAAGAAAACAAAGAATATATTCTTTTCACATGGAACAGCTGGAATAAAAAAAATAGGTTTCGATTTAAGTCCAGAAAATACCTCATTTGGAGGTTTCGATGAAAAATTTGAAAAAATATTTATTCAAGGAACAGATAAAGAAATTTCAATATTAAAACATGCTTGGAATGTTGATGAATCTGTATTACATAATCTGGGATTACCAAGAAATGATGAATTATTTGAGGATAGAGATTCTGAAAAAATCGAAAGATTAAAAATGAAGTTAAATGTGCCATTAGATAAAAAGGTGATATTATATGCACCAACTTTTAGAGAGTATAAAAAAGATTCAAAATATGCTAATTATTTATCTATACCATTCGACTTTGCTCTGTGGGAAAAAGAATTATCTGAAGATTATGTTTTATTGGTAACAGCGCACTACGAGGTATCAGAACTTCTAAATATCCCTAAAGAGAGTAATTTTGTATTTAATGCTTTTAAATATCCTTATATTAATGATCTTATATTAATATCAGATATTTTAGTGTCAGATTATTCAAGCATAATACTCGATTATTTAATTACTGGTAATCCATATTTTTCATATGCTTATGACTTCAAAGAATATTCTGAAAATAGAGGTTTGTATGATGGTTATGAAGAAATTTTTTTAGATGGACCGTTTTTTGAAGAAAAAGAATTAATAAATATAATAAAAAATATGGATGAAAAAAAATACAATGTTTACGCAAAAAAACAAAAGAAAATATTTTTAGCGTCTGATAGCTCAGTTGTTGCAAGCGTGGTAAAAAATATTTTTGAGGAGGAATAA
- a CDS encoding EpsG family protein, giving the protein MESRYHDMFFFSIEYLFFCLILLFVMLIIKSVLKKKNSGLITGFTVLVIISAIRVNTGSDYFNYYSMYNNSIRYYNSVSDIFRSGFQQGYMVLSYLVKQTFENEFFIFFVCAVIINSLIFYIISKYSPYPLLSVSLYLFMGYFLISLNILKQSLAMSVMFLAVIFFLKKRYLLFTILCLISTYFHITALVFVAILLIAKFTKVRLSLNVLYLSVFFSFLVLPFSNVVFKLAANISIFSKYQMYLESPLDRGDMRFIVNVLFFVIIHTIILHIIIKNIQNGKIKINNFEYILLKVMIIGLMLSIVSLRLYYINRISYYCFQLLILLIPLLVSKLSKIEIRTLVRKKIIMGLMVYSLIFTVLSGENNYYNYSTIFNDLPVSVMDFVGRGGRK; this is encoded by the coding sequence ATGGAATCAAGATATCACGATATGTTCTTTTTTTCAATTGAGTACTTGTTTTTTTGTTTAATTTTATTGTTTGTAATGTTAATTATAAAAAGTGTTTTAAAAAAAAAGAATAGTGGTCTAATAACAGGATTTACAGTATTGGTAATAATTTCTGCTATAAGGGTAAATACAGGTTCAGATTATTTTAATTATTACTCAATGTATAATAATTCCATTAGATACTATAATTCAGTGTCAGATATTTTTAGAAGTGGGTTTCAACAAGGATATATGGTATTAAGTTATTTAGTAAAGCAAACTTTCGAAAATGAATTTTTTATTTTTTTTGTATGTGCTGTAATAATAAATTCTTTAATTTTTTATATAATCTCTAAATACTCACCATATCCATTACTAAGCGTTTCGCTCTATTTATTTATGGGATATTTTCTTATTTCTTTAAATATTTTAAAACAATCATTAGCAATGTCTGTGATGTTTTTAGCAGTAATCTTTTTTTTGAAAAAAAGATATTTATTATTTACTATATTATGTCTAATTTCTACTTATTTTCATATTACAGCTTTAGTTTTCGTTGCAATTCTCTTGATAGCGAAATTCACAAAAGTGAGATTATCACTAAATGTTCTTTATTTATCAGTTTTTTTCAGCTTTTTGGTGCTACCTTTTTCAAATGTTGTTTTTAAATTAGCTGCTAATATCTCGATATTTTCTAAATATCAAATGTATTTAGAAAGTCCATTGGATAGAGGAGATATGCGATTTATAGTGAATGTATTATTTTTTGTAATTATTCATACAATTATTTTACACATTATTATAAAAAATATACAGAACGGAAAAATTAAAATTAATAATTTTGAGTACATACTTCTTAAAGTTATGATTATTGGTTTAATGTTATCGATAGTTTCATTAAGATTGTATTATATTAACAGAATATCGTATTATTGTTTTCAGTTACTAATATTGCTTATTCCACTATTAGTGTCTAAATTATCAAAAATTGAAATAAGAACGTTAGTTAGAAAAAAAATAATTATGGGATTAATGGTGTATTCCTTAATATTTACAGTTTTATCCGGAGAAAATAATTATTATAATTATTCAACAATTTTTAATGATCTACCTGTTAGTGTAATGGATTTTGTTGGTAGAGGAGGAAGAAAGTAA
- a CDS encoding lipopolysaccharide biosynthesis protein, giving the protein MNGSDRAQKSMKNISYALIGQISALLISFILRMVFVRSLGKDYLGIDSLFVSIVSMLSLAELGVGSAINYSLYRPISENNVERIKSLMFFYKNIYKKIGIAIFVIGISITPIIIKSAEGNINNIGIYFILFVINSGISYFYSYKKTLVIADQHRHITIIYRYSFYFIMVLIQLIILLVWKNYFLYLVIMLIFTFLENFFMSKKADQLYPYLKEKKISPLDKNIKKEILKNTYAMSFHKIGGVVVNSTDNIVITKFLGLSVVGMYSNYLLITNSLNMIFGQIFSSIIASIGNLGVEESKERVETTFNAVFFYCFFIVSFSTVMLYILLNPFIRIWVGSSYILNNTIVIFICINFFIVQIRRGVLTFRDALGLYWFDRYKPIIESVLNIFLSVFFVQILGLSGVLIGTILSMVLTSVWIEPYILYKHAFNKKPYHYFVKLAFYSSVTFIFAAIITVLKNKILLLELNNSLIEFMIILLVSVFTYIILFVAIFFRNAYLKKILKKMKVFNVGV; this is encoded by the coding sequence TTGAATGGATCAGATAGAGCACAAAAATCTATGAAAAACATTTCGTATGCTTTGATTGGTCAAATATCTGCGTTATTAATTAGTTTTATTTTACGTATGGTGTTTGTCAGAAGTTTAGGAAAAGATTATTTGGGAATAGATAGTTTGTTTGTAAGTATTGTATCAATGCTGTCATTAGCCGAGTTAGGTGTAGGATCTGCAATAAATTATAGTTTGTATAGACCAATATCGGAAAATAATGTAGAAAGAATAAAGTCTCTAATGTTTTTTTATAAGAATATTTATAAAAAAATTGGAATTGCTATTTTCGTTATTGGTATTTCTATTACACCTATCATTATTAAATCGGCAGAAGGTAATATTAATAACATAGGTATATATTTTATATTATTTGTTATTAACAGTGGTATTTCGTACTTTTATTCATACAAAAAAACTCTAGTTATCGCTGATCAGCATAGACATATAACAATAATTTATAGATACTCATTTTACTTTATTATGGTACTAATACAATTAATAATTTTATTGGTATGGAAAAATTATTTTTTATATTTGGTAATTATGTTGATTTTTACTTTTTTAGAAAACTTTTTTATGTCTAAAAAAGCAGATCAATTATATCCATATTTAAAAGAAAAAAAAATATCCCCTTTAGATAAAAATATAAAAAAAGAAATATTAAAAAATACGTATGCAATGAGTTTTCACAAGATAGGTGGTGTTGTTGTTAATTCAACAGACAACATCGTAATAACAAAATTTTTAGGATTATCAGTAGTAGGTATGTATTCAAATTATCTATTGATAACTAATTCACTTAATATGATTTTTGGACAAATATTTTCATCTATTATTGCTAGCATCGGAAATTTAGGAGTAGAAGAAAGTAAAGAAAGAGTAGAAACAACTTTTAATGCAGTATTTTTTTATTGTTTTTTTATAGTATCATTTTCAACAGTTATGTTATATATTTTATTAAATCCATTTATTAGAATATGGGTAGGCTCCAGTTATATTTTGAATAACACAATTGTCATCTTTATTTGTATAAATTTTTTTATAGTTCAGATAAGAAGAGGAGTTTTAACTTTTAGGGATGCTCTAGGCTTATATTGGTTTGATAGGTATAAACCAATAATAGAATCAGTATTGAATATTTTTCTTTCCGTATTTTTTGTTCAAATATTAGGTCTTTCTGGTGTTTTAATAGGTACTATTTTAAGTATGGTATTAACTAGTGTATGGATTGAACCGTATATATTATACAAACATGCTTTTAATAAGAAACCGTATCACTACTTTGTCAAATTAGCTTTTTATTCTAGTGTCACGTTTATATTTGCTGCGATAATAACGGTATTAAAAAATAAAATATTATTGTTAGAATTAAATAATAGTTTAATTGAGTTTATGATTATTTTATTAGTATCTGTTTTTACGTATATTATCTTATTTGTAGCTATTTTTTTTAGAAATGCTTATTTAAAAAAAATTTTAAAAAAAATGAAAGTTTTTAATGTGGGTGTTTAA
- a CDS encoding glycosyltransferase — translation MERILHCLPGNLDVGGIENFIININRYIDKTNYKFDYIVHKKDKNFYEDEVNSLGGKIYRLPNKSKNFIEYKKQFIKIVKNYNIIHIHSVYAFTFFEAYWAKKMGVKVILHSHNSSASFKRRMLHYILKNSQDRYIDLRLSCSSAATKWMFRKRSQNKTVYIRNGFDIHKYRFNKLSRDKLRQYYDIGEKDIVLGNTSRFSAQKNPLFTIDIFNKLYLNDDRYRLVLVGEGDLKKEIENKIKELKLIDVVKIIDGVKNVEDYLSMFDLFIFPSLYEGLGISLLEAQINGLNCLISQNIPEEAIILKEKIFILSNEHIEEWQKCILNINFNELRLVSLEEFEDFDVKNVVNEIEKKYFKLMLTK, via the coding sequence ATGGAAAGAATTTTACATTGCTTACCAGGAAATTTAGATGTAGGTGGAATAGAAAATTTTATTATAAATATAAATCGATACATCGATAAAACAAATTATAAATTTGATTACATTGTTCATAAAAAAGATAAAAATTTTTATGAAGATGAAGTTAATAGTTTAGGTGGAAAAATTTATAGATTACCAAATAAGAGTAAAAATTTTATCGAATATAAAAAACAGTTTATCAAAATAGTAAAGAATTATAACATTATTCATATACATTCAGTGTATGCTTTTACTTTTTTTGAAGCTTACTGGGCAAAAAAAATGGGAGTAAAAGTAATTCTACACTCTCATAATTCTTCAGCATCTTTTAAAAGAAGAATGCTCCATTATATATTAAAAAACTCTCAAGACAGGTATATAGATTTAAGGTTGTCATGTAGTTCTGCAGCAACCAAATGGATGTTTAGAAAAAGAAGTCAGAATAAGACCGTATATATACGTAATGGCTTTGATATTCATAAGTACAGGTTTAACAAATTATCCAGAGACAAATTAAGACAGTACTATGATATTGGAGAAAAAGACATTGTTTTAGGTAATACTTCAAGATTTTCTGCACAAAAAAATCCATTATTCACTATCGATATTTTTAATAAATTATATTTAAATGATGATAGATACAGATTGGTTTTGGTTGGCGAAGGAGATTTAAAAAAAGAAATAGAAAATAAAATTAAAGAATTAAAGCTTATTGATGTGGTTAAAATAATCGATGGTGTTAAAAATGTTGAGGATTATTTAAGTATGTTTGACCTTTTTATTTTTCCATCTTTATACGAAGGTTTAGGTATTTCATTATTGGAGGCTCAAATTAATGGTTTAAATTGCTTAATTAGTCAGAATATTCCAGAGGAAGCGATAATTTTAAAGGAAAAAATATTTATATTGTCAAATGAACATATAGAAGAGTGGCAAAAATGTATTCTGAATATTAATTTTAATGAGTTAAGATTAGTTAGTTTAGAAGAATTTGAAGATTTTGATGTAAAAAATGTTGTTAACGAGATTGAAAAAAAATATTTTAAGTTAATGCTAACAAAATAA